The following is a genomic window from Haloarcula sp. DT43.
ACTCCTCGCGGAGCTGTTCGTCGTGTTGCTGGTGTTGCCCGCCCTCGTCGTCCTCATCGTCACCGTGATGGGGATTCTCGCGCCCGGCCTCTCCGAGCCCGTCGCGACGCCGCTGGGCGAGACGACCGTCCGTGCAATCGTCGTCTACGGGAGTGCGGCGTTCGTGATGGCAACCGGCCTGCTGGCGGCCTTCGTCGTCGCCGCGCTCCGGCCGCGGAACACGGCCGCACCGAGCTACAGTCTGCCGGACGGCCCGGTCGCAGTGCTCGCGACCATCACTTCGAACCCCGCGAGCGCGCTCCTCGCCTGCGCGCCGCTGGGTGCAGTCGTCGCGGCCGGGCTCTGGTCGCTCGGCTACCGTCCGGTCAACGTCGCGCTCCTCTCGTATGCCACCGTCGGCGTTCCGGTCGGCGCGGTAACGGTCCGCCGGGCCAGAGCGGACGACGCGAAAGACCGGGAGATTCAGGACTTCGTCCACGCCGTCGCCGGTCACGTCGCGCTGGGCCGTCCGTTCCCCGAGGCGGTCCGGCGCGTCGCCGAAGACGTGGAACTCGGCGTCCTCGATAGCGACGTCCAGTCGCTTGCGTTCACGCTCTCGCTCGGCGACAGCCCAAGCGACTCCGCGGCCGACAGGCGGGCCGCGGCGCTGGACCAGTTCGTCGACCGCGTCGGGACGCCGATGGCCGAACAGACCATCGGGCTGGTCGTCGGCGCGCTGGATACGGGCAGCGACGCGGAGGACGTCTTCGAGACGCTCCAGACCGAAATCGGCCAGCTCTACCACCTCCGGAAGTCCATCCGTTCGGCACTCCTGGTCTACGTCGCCGTGGGCTGGACGACGGCGCTACTGGTCGTCGGTATCACCGTCGCCGTCAACGTCTACGTCCTCGATAGCTTCGCGCAACTGTCGTCGGTTTCGAGCGGTGCGAACATCGCCTTCGACCCGTCGGCAATCGACCCCGTTCGGGAGCGGTACCGGTTCTACGTCGTCACGCAGGCGACGATGCTGGCCTGTGGCTGGTTCGCCGGCACGGCGAGCCGCGGCGTCTACGAAGCGCTGTTGCACTCCTCGGGGCTGGTGCTGGTCGCCTACGTCGTCTTCGCGGGGGTGGGCCTGATTTGACCCCCGACACCGACGCCCAGTCACACGTCGTCGGCGTCGTGCTGTTGCTGGGGCTGACGGTCGTCGCGCTCGGCGGACTGACGGCCGTCGTCGGGAGCGTCGTCGACGGCCACACCGCGACCGCCGACGAGACCCGCGTGGCGAACACCTTCGAGACGGCGTTCCGGCCGGTCGAGCGGACGGGCCACCGAACCGTTCGCGTCCGGTTCACCGAGGGTCGACTGACAACCGTGGAGCGTGAACTGCGCGTGCTCAACGACTCCGCGGTCCAGCGAACGGTTCCAATAGACGCGATAGTGTACGACTCCGGCGACAAGCGCGTCCGGTTTCTCGGGGGCAGCGTCGTGCGCGGAACAGCAGGCAACGCGTGGCTCGAAACCGACCCGCCGGTGACGGCGACCCGGGACGACACGGCAGTCATCGTCGGCGCACCGGTGGTCAACGCCAGCGGGGGCACGGTATCGGGGACGGGCGGCGTGTCCGCGGCCGTTCGCCGGAACGTCAGCCACGAACGCGAGCGGCTACCGGCCGGCAACTACAGCGTGGCCATCGAGACGGCGACGCCTCGGCCGTTCGCCGCGTACTTCCGGCGGGTCGGTGCGACCACGCGAGTCGATGATATCGACGGCGACGGCGTCCGGAGCGTCGTGGCGACGTTCCCCGGCCGCCGGACGCTGTACCTGGTCCGCCACGACATGCGGACGGAGGTGATGCATGGATAACCGCGCGCTCAGTACGGTCGTCGAGAAACTGCTGAGCATGGGACTGGTACTGCTGTACATCGGCCTCGTGACGACCACGCTGTACGGCGGGACGGTCCCGGCGTACCAGGCCGCCGTCGGTGCGGAACTCGGCGACCGGACGCTCGCTGAAGCGGCAGCCCGCATCGAACAGGCCGTCCCGCCGGATGCCAGGGCCGTCTCGGCTACCGTCCGCGTGTCTCTCCCCGACACTATCGACGGCACTGGATACAGCATCCGGACCGACGGCGACGACCTGGTGCTCGACCACCCCGACTCCGAAATCAGCGGCCGGACGCGGCCGCTGTTGCCCGATAGAGTCGATACCTTCGAGGGCGAATGGAAGAGCGGCAGCCGGACGGTGGTCGTCGTCTCCGGAACACGGGGGAGCGTGACAGTTCGCCTGGGAGAGAACCGATGACACGGGCGAGTCGGCTCACGGAGACAGCCGCGCGCGCACAGACGTCGCTCCCGGCGCTCGGCGTCGCGCTCGTGTTGCTGACCGTCGTCACCGGCCTGAGCGTCGCGATGGCCGACGCCGCGATTATCGGTGCGGAACGGACGCCCGACGAGCGGCGAATCGCCGCCGCTGTCGCGGACAGGCTCGTCGCGGCCGATGGCCCGCTCGCGGCTCGCAGCAACGTCCTCAACCGCTCCCGGGTCAGGGCGTTCGACCGGGCTGCCCTCGAACGGACCGCACCGCCGGCCGCCGAGTCCGAAGTCACGGTCGAGTTGGCTGGCGACACGGTTGCGAGCACCGGGCCGGTTCGCGGCGGGACCCGAATCAGCCGGCTCGTCCTCGTCGAGGCCCGCGAGTCGCGGACGCTCAGGCCGGACCTGACGACGACTGACGCGGTGACGCTCCCTCGCCGGAGCGCACGCGCCACGGTCACTATCGACCCGCCGCCCGGCACGACCGTCTGGACCGTTCGTGCTAACGACCGCGTCGTCCTCCACAACCGGAGCGGGCTGGACGGTAGCTACGAGGTCCCGCTGGTGCCCTACGAGACGACGGCGCTGCGCTTCCAGCGGGCCGGCCGGCTCGAACCCGGGAACGTGACTATCGACTACGCCGCCCCGCGGTCCACGAAGGAAACCCTGGTGGTGACCGTCGATGCGTAGAGCCCAACTGCCGCTGTCGCTCGTCGAGGTCGCGCTCGGGACCGTCCTGATTCTCGGCGTCGCGCTCGGGTTCGCGCTGGGGACGCCAGCGCCGGACGGGCAGGAACCACAGCTCGACGCCTACGCCTCGGACACGGCGACGCTCCTGGCGACCGACCCGCCGCGACACGGCGGCGCGACACGCCTCCAGGAGGTCGTGGCGAGTCAGGCGTCGTTCGACCGCGAACGGGACGCGCTCGCGAGCCGCGTCGCGCGTATCCTCCCCGAGAACGTCCTGTTCCGGGTCGAGACTCCCCACGGGGCGGTCGGCACGCCGACGCCGCGGGGCGTCAGCATCGGCACGGCGGCGGTCCCGACGGGACACGGGGACGTCCGAATCGTCGTGTGGTACGCATGACCCGGCGCGGCCAGCTGGTCCTCGTGGCGGCCGCGGTCGTGGCAGTCGCGCTCGTCCCGATTCTCGTGGCGTCCCTGCAACTGGGGTATCACGACGACGTCCGCGCGACGGCCGACTACGACGACGACCCGACCGCCGACGCGCTCCGGGTCCTCGAACGCGCTGTCGCGACCGAGAGCGCGTCCGTTCCGAAGCAGTACGCCTGGGCCGCGAGGGATTCAGCGACGGCGGCCGTTCGCGGGGGATTGCAACCGCGGCTCGACCGCCTCAGAACGTCGCGCGTCGAGGCCGGCGTCTATTACGATGTTTCCTACAACGGCACTGCGGCGCGAGAGTGGAGCGTCGCCGACTGTCCGTCCGGGCCGGACCGGCAGTTCGGGGACTGTGTCGCCACCCGTGGTATCGTCGTGCAGGACCGCGTCGGTCGCACACACGTCCTCGCCGTCGGTTTCGACGTGACGGCCACGACAGAACGCGGCGAAACCACCGTGACCGTCGTTGTCGAACCGAGCGGGCGGTCCTCGCGGTGAGGTGGGGAGTCAAAAGCGGCACGCGAGCCGTGATTCGTCGACTCGGTCAGCGTGTCACTCCGTCCCGCCCGGCGTCTGGGTTCGGACCTGGGACCGTATCTGCTCGAACGTCGCTCGCGGGAAGAGACCGGTGACGCTGTCGACCGAGAGTGCCTCGACGAGTCCGGCCGGCGGACCAGTGACCAGCAGCGCACCCGCCTCGGAGACGGAATCGTCGACGGTGAGTCCGAGGTCGGCCGTCGCGCGCTCCTCGAAGCCGGTCATCGCCTCCTCGATGAGGCTCTCCTGTGCGGTGCGGTACTCCGCCTGGGCCTCGCTTTGGGTGAGATTGCCCGCCTGCAGTTCGGACTGTATCTCCTGTTGGCGTTCCCGGAGCTGTTCCTGGTCGGGTTCGACGCCGACCGTCACCGTGGCGGGCTCCGCGGTCGCGGTCTGGCTCTGGGGTCCCGTCCCCGACTCGGTTCCGTCGCTGGTGTCTCCCTGGAGGGCGTTGCAGCCGGCGAGCGATACCGTCGCACTCGTTCCGGCGAGTTGCATGAAGCGGCGGCGCGTGGACTCGAATTCCATTGTCGGCTAGCACGGGTCCCGAGGGGTAACCCTTCTGATACGACTGCGGACCTCGTTGTCCCGACCGTCGGGGCTCCTGGTTCGGATATCGCCTCGACAGCCGAAAGACAGTGGTAGCTGTGGGCCAACTGTGAGTGAATAACGGCATGCCGAGACTGGAGCCGGGGGACACGCCGGAGCGGGACGCGATTCCGAC
Proteins encoded in this region:
- a CDS encoding type II secretion system F family protein, which gives rise to MTTEAGGTLGLLDRGLYALFAHHAEDDRHAGTRDRYRAAYPSAGFGVYVARVYGLSWLAFCVGLVGTATTALFVPPGTFDAFVAVLQRSLPVLNRVALPVVPRFLVATVLGTVAGLALKRSVFVAGNRYLSWAASARRADIAATLPGAVRYLRVLASGTHDRREMLRAVAEQDAYGETAVAFRRALNQGILTGSLDTGIERVASETPSRDLLAPFLLKFREHANQSAEALEGYLEMEGRLLSHEQSRQHERATGYLELLAELFVVLLVLPALVVLIVTVMGILAPGLSEPVATPLGETTVRAIVVYGSAAFVMATGLLAAFVVAALRPRNTAAPSYSLPDGPVAVLATITSNPASALLACAPLGAVVAAGLWSLGYRPVNVALLSYATVGVPVGAVTVRRARADDAKDREIQDFVHAVAGHVALGRPFPEAVRRVAEDVELGVLDSDVQSLAFTLSLGDSPSDSAADRRAAALDQFVDRVGTPMAEQTIGLVVGALDTGSDAEDVFETLQTEIGQLYHLRKSIRSALLVYVAVGWTTALLVVGITVAVNVYVLDSFAQLSSVSSGANIAFDPSAIDPVRERYRFYVVTQATMLACGWFAGTASRGVYEALLHSSGLVLVAYVVFAGVGLI
- a CDS encoding DUF7289 family protein; translation: MTPDTDAQSHVVGVVLLLGLTVVALGGLTAVVGSVVDGHTATADETRVANTFETAFRPVERTGHRTVRVRFTEGRLTTVERELRVLNDSAVQRTVPIDAIVYDSGDKRVRFLGGSVVRGTAGNAWLETDPPVTATRDDTAVIVGAPVVNASGGTVSGTGGVSAAVRRNVSHERERLPAGNYSVAIETATPRPFAAYFRRVGATTRVDDIDGDGVRSVVATFPGRRTLYLVRHDMRTEVMHG
- a CDS encoding DUF7266 family protein yields the protein MDNRALSTVVEKLLSMGLVLLYIGLVTTTLYGGTVPAYQAAVGAELGDRTLAEAAARIEQAVPPDARAVSATVRVSLPDTIDGTGYSIRTDGDDLVLDHPDSEISGRTRPLLPDRVDTFEGEWKSGSRTVVVVSGTRGSVTVRLGENR
- a CDS encoding DUF7263 family protein, producing the protein MTRASRLTETAARAQTSLPALGVALVLLTVVTGLSVAMADAAIIGAERTPDERRIAAAVADRLVAADGPLAARSNVLNRSRVRAFDRAALERTAPPAAESEVTVELAGDTVASTGPVRGGTRISRLVLVEARESRTLRPDLTTTDAVTLPRRSARATVTIDPPPGTTVWTVRANDRVVLHNRSGLDGSYEVPLVPYETTALRFQRAGRLEPGNVTIDYAAPRSTKETLVVTVDA
- a CDS encoding DUF7262 family protein, which produces MRRAQLPLSLVEVALGTVLILGVALGFALGTPAPDGQEPQLDAYASDTATLLATDPPRHGGATRLQEVVASQASFDRERDALASRVARILPENVLFRVETPHGAVGTPTPRGVSIGTAAVPTGHGDVRIVVWYA
- a CDS encoding DUF7261 family protein, whose translation is MTRRGQLVLVAAAVVAVALVPILVASLQLGYHDDVRATADYDDDPTADALRVLERAVATESASVPKQYAWAARDSATAAVRGGLQPRLDRLRTSRVEAGVYYDVSYNGTAAREWSVADCPSGPDRQFGDCVATRGIVVQDRVGRTHVLAVGFDVTATTERGETTVTVVVEPSGRSSR